Proteins from one Microtus pennsylvanicus isolate mMicPen1 chromosome 7, mMicPen1.hap1, whole genome shotgun sequence genomic window:
- the Il1r1 gene encoding interleukin-1 receptor type 1 isoform X1, whose product MRVLLGLLCVIAPLLSLEIDDCKEYSDEIILFSYVNEIDIRDCPLIPNEKRGTIIWYKNDSKTPISVEQSARIHQQNERLWFVPAKIEDSGHYYCIVRNSSHCLKTKITMKVLENDPGLCYSTQATFKQRLYIAGDGSLVCPYLDFFKDEKNQLPKVQWYKDCKPLPLDSENFIGAKNKLMVRNVAEEHGGNYICRVSYTYLGKEYPVTRAIEFITIGESKSDRPVILSPRNETMEVDPESKIQLICNVTGQESDLVYWKWNGSAIEDGDPLLVEDYQLVQHPSSKRKYTLITVLNISAVRSHFYKYPFTCFVRNTNIMESAYVTLIYPAPDFKNYIIGTFVILTAIIISCVFIYKIFKVDIVLWYRDSFSHFLPSKASDGKIYDAYILYPKTVGGGPSSNVDTFVFKLLPEVLEGQFGYKLFICGRDDYAGEDIFEVTNENVKKSRRLIIILVRDMGGFSWLGHSSEEQIAIYNALTREGIKVVLLELESIQDYEKMPESIQFIQRKHGAIRWSGDFKEGPQSTKTMFWKNVRYHMPAQRQSPLSRHRLLTPDPVLDTKGKQQAETHLPLG is encoded by the exons ATGAGAGTGCTACTTGGGCTCCTTTGTGTCATCGCCCCTCTGCTGTCGCTGGAGATCG atgaCTGTAAAGAATATTCAGATgagatcattttattttcatatgtaaatGAAATTGATATTCGTGATTGTCCTCTTATTCCGAATGAAAAGCGTGGCACCATAATCTGGTATAAAAATGACAGCAAGACACCCATATCAGTAGAACAGAGCGCCAGGATTCATCAGCAAAATGAACGGCTTTGGTTTGTTCCTGCCAAGATTGAGGACTCGGGACATTACTATTGTATAGTAAG AAACTCAAgtcactgtctcaaaaccaaaataaccatgAAGGTTTTAGAGAACGACCCTGGCTTGTGTTACAGCACGCAAGCCACCTTCAAACAGCGCCTCTACATAGCAGGGGATGGAAGTCTTGTGTGCccttatttggatttttttaaagatgaaaagaacCAGTTACCCAAAGTTCAGTGGTATAAG GATTGTAAACCACTGCCTCTTGACAGCGAAAACTTCATTGGGGCCAAGAATAAACTGATGGTGAGGAACGTGGCTGAAGAGCATGGGGGAAACTACATTTGCCGCGTGTCCTACACGTACCTGGGGAAGGAGTATCCAGTCACCCGAGCGATAGAGTTCATCACGATAG GTGAGAGTAAGAGCGACAGGCCTGTGATCCTGAGCCCACGGAACGAGACGATGGAAGTAGACCCAG AATCCAAGATACAGCTGATCTGCAATGTCACAGGCCAGGAATCGGATCTTGTCTACTGGAAGTGGAATGGATCAGCAATTGAAGACGGCGATCCTCTCCTAGTGGAAGACTACCAGCT CGTGCAACATCCTTCATCCAAAAGAAAGTATACACTCATTACAGTACTTAACATTTCAGCGGTCCGGAGCCACTTTTATAAGTATCCATTTACTTGTTTCGTCAGGAACACGAACATTATGGAGTCAGCATATGTCACATTAATATATCCAG CCCCTGATTTCAAGAATTACATCATTGGGACCTTTGTCATCCTAACAGCTATAATTATATCATGTGTTTTCATCTATAAAATCTTCAAAGTTGACATTGTCCTTTGGTACAGGGattctttctcccattttctccccTCAAAAG CTTCAGATGGAAAGATCTATGATGCCTATATTCTCTATCCCAAGACTGTCGGAGGGGGACCCTCCTCAAACGTAGACACTTTTGTGTTCAAGCTGTTGCCTGAGGTCTTGGAGGGTCAGTTTGGATACAAGCTGTTCATCTGTGGAAGAGACGACTATGCTGGGGAAG ATATTTTCGAGGTTACTAATGAAAACGTAAAGAAAAGCAGGAGGCTGATTATCATTTTAGTGAGAGATATGGGTGGCTTCAGCTGGCTGGGCCACTCATCTGAAGAGCAAATCGCCATTTATAATGCTCTCACCCGGGAAGGAATTAAAGTTGTCCTGCTCGAGCTAGAGAGCATCCAAGACTATGAGAAAATGCCAGAATCTATTCAGTTCATTCAGCGGAAACACGGAGCCATTCGCTGGTCAGGGGACTTTAAAGAGGGACCACAGTCCACAAAGACCATGTTCTGGAAAAATGTCCGATACCACATGCCAGCCCAACGGCAATCACCGCTATCCAGACATCGTTTACTAACCCCGGATCCTGTGCTGGACACTAAGGGGAAACAGCAGGCAGAGACTCACTTGCCTCTCGGCTAA
- the Il1r1 gene encoding interleukin-1 receptor type 1 isoform X2, with amino-acid sequence MKVLENDPGLCYSTQATFKQRLYIAGDGSLVCPYLDFFKDEKNQLPKVQWYKDCKPLPLDSENFIGAKNKLMVRNVAEEHGGNYICRVSYTYLGKEYPVTRAIEFITIGESKSDRPVILSPRNETMEVDPESKIQLICNVTGQESDLVYWKWNGSAIEDGDPLLVEDYQLVQHPSSKRKYTLITVLNISAVRSHFYKYPFTCFVRNTNIMESAYVTLIYPAPDFKNYIIGTFVILTAIIISCVFIYKIFKVDIVLWYRDSFSHFLPSKASDGKIYDAYILYPKTVGGGPSSNVDTFVFKLLPEVLEGQFGYKLFICGRDDYAGEDIFEVTNENVKKSRRLIIILVRDMGGFSWLGHSSEEQIAIYNALTREGIKVVLLELESIQDYEKMPESIQFIQRKHGAIRWSGDFKEGPQSTKTMFWKNVRYHMPAQRQSPLSRHRLLTPDPVLDTKGKQQAETHLPLG; translated from the exons atgAAGGTTTTAGAGAACGACCCTGGCTTGTGTTACAGCACGCAAGCCACCTTCAAACAGCGCCTCTACATAGCAGGGGATGGAAGTCTTGTGTGCccttatttggatttttttaaagatgaaaagaacCAGTTACCCAAAGTTCAGTGGTATAAG GATTGTAAACCACTGCCTCTTGACAGCGAAAACTTCATTGGGGCCAAGAATAAACTGATGGTGAGGAACGTGGCTGAAGAGCATGGGGGAAACTACATTTGCCGCGTGTCCTACACGTACCTGGGGAAGGAGTATCCAGTCACCCGAGCGATAGAGTTCATCACGATAG GTGAGAGTAAGAGCGACAGGCCTGTGATCCTGAGCCCACGGAACGAGACGATGGAAGTAGACCCAG AATCCAAGATACAGCTGATCTGCAATGTCACAGGCCAGGAATCGGATCTTGTCTACTGGAAGTGGAATGGATCAGCAATTGAAGACGGCGATCCTCTCCTAGTGGAAGACTACCAGCT CGTGCAACATCCTTCATCCAAAAGAAAGTATACACTCATTACAGTACTTAACATTTCAGCGGTCCGGAGCCACTTTTATAAGTATCCATTTACTTGTTTCGTCAGGAACACGAACATTATGGAGTCAGCATATGTCACATTAATATATCCAG CCCCTGATTTCAAGAATTACATCATTGGGACCTTTGTCATCCTAACAGCTATAATTATATCATGTGTTTTCATCTATAAAATCTTCAAAGTTGACATTGTCCTTTGGTACAGGGattctttctcccattttctccccTCAAAAG CTTCAGATGGAAAGATCTATGATGCCTATATTCTCTATCCCAAGACTGTCGGAGGGGGACCCTCCTCAAACGTAGACACTTTTGTGTTCAAGCTGTTGCCTGAGGTCTTGGAGGGTCAGTTTGGATACAAGCTGTTCATCTGTGGAAGAGACGACTATGCTGGGGAAG ATATTTTCGAGGTTACTAATGAAAACGTAAAGAAAAGCAGGAGGCTGATTATCATTTTAGTGAGAGATATGGGTGGCTTCAGCTGGCTGGGCCACTCATCTGAAGAGCAAATCGCCATTTATAATGCTCTCACCCGGGAAGGAATTAAAGTTGTCCTGCTCGAGCTAGAGAGCATCCAAGACTATGAGAAAATGCCAGAATCTATTCAGTTCATTCAGCGGAAACACGGAGCCATTCGCTGGTCAGGGGACTTTAAAGAGGGACCACAGTCCACAAAGACCATGTTCTGGAAAAATGTCCGATACCACATGCCAGCCCAACGGCAATCACCGCTATCCAGACATCGTTTACTAACCCCGGATCCTGTGCTGGACACTAAGGGGAAACAGCAGGCAGAGACTCACTTGCCTCTCGGCTAA